In the Pectinatus sottacetonis genome, TCCATAATAGCAGCCAATTATAGCAATAATAGCACCAAAAACAACTGCCTTTATCAATCCTCCTGTAAAATCATGCGCAATTACAAAAGTATTTATTGATTGCATATACATGAAAGAGGAAATATCATAATAACTTGCCACTATCCATCCGCCAAAAGTTCCTATTATATCACCAAATACTACTAATAATGGCAGCATAAACATGCATGCTATAAATCTTGGAACCACAAGATATTTTATCGGATTAGCCGCCATAACTTTTAATGCATCTATTTGTTCTGTTACTTTCATAGTGCTTATCTCCGCAGTTATTGCAGCCCCAACGCGTCCTGCTGCTACCACTCCCGTCAAAACTGGCCCCAATTCACGGCCAACTGCAATTGTTACAACTCCACCAATTGTAGACTGTGCGCCAAAGCGTATAAATTCCGTTGCTGTTTGCAAAGTAATTACCATTCCAGTAAAAAGCATTGTAAGTGTGACTATAGGTAATGTATCCACACCTAAATGGGCCATTTGCACTAAAACATGACGAGGGCGGGGTATGTGCTTACATTGAGTTAGAGTCTGTGCAAATAAAATTACGAAACCTCCCCATGTTCCTAAAATCTTTAAAACAACAGACCCAATCTTTTCCAATATAAACATTTAATCCCTCCTTGCATTTATATTATATAAAAACCCTACTCAATGATTTTAACAATAATAAAAAAAATAGTAAATACTAATTTACTATTTTTTTTAAATTAACCACTATTTTATTTCTTTTACCTTTAAGTTTATCCGTACAACATTATCTATTACATAATTAGTTGATGCTTTTACTCTATCAACAGCAGCATTCTTATTTCCAAGTTGGCCGTTTTTTTCCATTTTTTGCTGCATCTTCACAGCATCTTCTATAGCTTTTTTCTGTTCTTTTTCATTTTTTATTGGTGGAACAACTCGATCTACAATAATCTCATTATTTTTATCAGTCTGCAAAAAAGTATTTATTTTATCTGCAGCTGTAAGCGTCTTATTTTCCTCTGGGCTTAAATCAACTCCCTGCAGTGCTAATGCCGACACAGGTATAAGTCCACCGCCTCTTGCTTCTATCGTCATATTTCCTGCTATTTGATTTTTAGGAACTATATAGGGAATCAGCAATTGTTCCCTAGGTGCACGATACGGCTGCAGAGTTAGCTTAAAATTCACTCTTTCACCCGGATAAACAATACTCTTATCAGGTACTATACTTATGATTGATGCAGTTTTTCTAGCTTCATTAAATGATATTTGTGCTTCTACACCTGTAATGTCATACTCCTTATTAGGATCAGAACATATTATGTCAAGCACCTGCGCCAAATCTGACACAGCAAACTGTCCTACATCTGTTCCATTGTAATACATATTGCTGCAAACCACTTTACCACTGGGAACAGCATCTGTCATTATCTCAAATTTAACATTTGCCGTTCCAGCACTTAAGCTGTCTATAGCCCGGTCCAAAGACGCATATGTTATACCTGCTGTTAAATTAGGGATCAACTCTTCATCATAAGCTATATTTGTACCAAACACTTCATGCTTATTCAGCTGTTTGTCATCTACAGTCACTCTTACCGGTACAACTTGGGGATACTGTCCTGTTATTCCACTGACACCTGCATATCTATCCTGATTAATACGGCCAATTATTTTTCCAAAAGAAGACACTTTCTGCCCGTTAACAAGACCACTAGCAGTTCCAATAATAGCCGCATTTGTCATGAAATAATTTACATTTCCCCGATAAGTAAAAGGATGTCCAAATGCCAGGATTTTATCACCGTCAATAGCCGTAATAGTTCCCACTGCTCCGACAGAAAAATCACCATAAGCAATTGCCACACCGACGGAACTGCCTGGCTTCAAATCAGCTTTTCCCACAAGACTATCATCATCTGAATTACCCGAGGCCGTACTCATCATATATGGATACATATTAAATGGCGCTAGTTCCTTTTTCAAATATTCCATTCCTATACTTGAAAAACCATTAACAGCTAAAGGTATACTTTCCCCTTTTAATTTTGTTTCCTTTTGAACACCATAATTTTTCTTCCAGCCTTTTGTATCCACAAATTGGACTTTATTAAATTCCTCTTCAGTTGCAGCATTAGCCTTTGCAACCGATTTTTTAATACATTTTTTTTCCGTTGTATCTTTTTTCCATATTTTATCTAACTCTTTTTCTTCTTTAAGCACTTCCGCCTTATGGCTTTCCAGGCTTATTTTAATCTGTTTTACTTTTTTAGTATTTGCCCTATTATCCGGCATATCCCATAAAGCAAGCATATCTTGTATAGGTGTTATATAGAATACATGCGGATTAGTGTCACTACCTATACCTCGGGCAACTGCACCTATCAAGTATCCATCAACATATACCGGACTACCACTCATACCATGAATAACTCCATTTGTGTCTTGCATCATAGGCCCATAAGCTTTTGCCATTATTTGCCTTGGAGCCCCTTTTCCATTATCTTCTACACCAATTATTTTTACATTAAAACTTTTAATTTGATTTCCCTGAACCACCGTTCTTGCCATTCCAATCATGCCAGGTCTTAATTGTTCTGTTGTTAAAATCTTTGGCATAGCAAACGCGGTGATCGGTAACAGCCAAATTAAAAATGACAACACTACTGAACAATATTTTACAAAATTACGCAAAAAATTCACCTCAAAATTATCATGGATTTATATCTATTATTTAGTAATTATACGTGCTACAATTTGTCCTGCTTCTATTTTTTCCCCTGGATGAACTAATATTTCTTTTACTATACCATCTGCTGAAGCTCTACATGCTGTTGTACTTCCTGTAATTGTAGATATCTTTACCAGTTCGCTGCCTTGCGTTACATTATTCCCTGGAACTGCCGTCCAGGAAACCGTGCCTGATAAAGCCGATTTTTCATTTATCATTGACTGAGCAGTTGCCATATGATAAATTCCTGCTATTATACCTATGCCAATTATAAATGCAAGTAATAACTTTTTTTTCATTTTCGAGCTCCTTTCTCTGCCATACTAATATTCTCTCTTTAATTATACAGTAGCTGTTTCTAATAGCAAGAAGAATATTTTTCTTTTTATTTCTTTATAACTGCCAGACTAACTCCAACAGGCCTTTGTATTCCATCAGAAGGTGAATTAATGACTTCATTTTTAATCACTAATTCCGATGATCCGCCACCATCAAAATTAACTGCATTTTTTGCCCCAAATTCAATTAGCAAGCGAGCCAATTGCTTTAACGTCAGGCCATCACTTATCGACTGACGTCCATCAGCTACCAGTAACAAAACATGCCCATCATTAGTTATGCCGACAGCAGTACGTGGTGACTGCCCCCCTGTCACATCAGGTCCTATTTGTTCTTCTGCGGCGGTTATGTCAATCTGCCCATTCTTTACCAATTGCGGCCCAACCCCAATTATTTCTGAAG is a window encoding:
- a CDS encoding MlaE family ABC transporter permease, producing MFILEKIGSVVLKILGTWGGFVILFAQTLTQCKHIPRPRHVLVQMAHLGVDTLPIVTLTMLFTGMVITLQTATEFIRFGAQSTIGGVVTIAVGRELGPVLTGVVAAGRVGAAITAEISTMKVTEQIDALKVMAANPIKYLVVPRFIACMFMLPLLVVFGDIIGTFGGWIVASYYDISSFMYMQSINTFVIAHDFTGGLIKAVVFGAIIAIIGCYYGINAENGAEGVGKATTKSVVDAIIAIFFFNCFLSIILYR
- a CDS encoding SpoIVB peptidase S55 domain-containing protein — encoded protein: MRNFVKYCSVVLSFLIWLLPITAFAMPKILTTEQLRPGMIGMARTVVQGNQIKSFNVKIIGVEDNGKGAPRQIMAKAYGPMMQDTNGVIHGMSGSPVYVDGYLIGAVARGIGSDTNPHVFYITPIQDMLALWDMPDNRANTKKVKQIKISLESHKAEVLKEEKELDKIWKKDTTEKKCIKKSVAKANAATEEEFNKVQFVDTKGWKKNYGVQKETKLKGESIPLAVNGFSSIGMEYLKKELAPFNMYPYMMSTASGNSDDDSLVGKADLKPGSSVGVAIAYGDFSVGAVGTITAIDGDKILAFGHPFTYRGNVNYFMTNAAIIGTASGLVNGQKVSSFGKIIGRINQDRYAGVSGITGQYPQVVPVRVTVDDKQLNKHEVFGTNIAYDEELIPNLTAGITYASLDRAIDSLSAGTANVKFEIMTDAVPSGKVVCSNMYYNGTDVGQFAVSDLAQVLDIICSDPNKEYDITGVEAQISFNEARKTASIISIVPDKSIVYPGERVNFKLTLQPYRAPREQLLIPYIVPKNQIAGNMTIEARGGGLIPVSALALQGVDLSPEENKTLTAADKINTFLQTDKNNEIIVDRVVPPIKNEKEQKKAIEDAVKMQQKMEKNGQLGNKNAAVDRVKASTNYVIDNVVRINLKVKEIK
- a CDS encoding biotin/lipoyl-containing protein codes for the protein MKKKLLLAFIIGIGIIAGIYHMATAQSMINEKSALSGTVSWTAVPGNNVTQGSELVKISTITGSTTACRASADGIVKEILVHPGEKIEAGQIVARIITK